The proteins below come from a single candidate division KSB1 bacterium genomic window:
- a CDS encoding corrinoid protein encodes MTLLQELSESIIRGKLPDAERLTTQALAEGIPPAEILNKGLIAGMNVVGEKFKNNEFYVPEVLIAARAMKGAMAILRPKLVETGVKPIGRCVLGTVKGDLHDIGKNLVGMMLEGAGFEVIDLGVDVSPDKFIATAQERQVQVIGLSALLTTTMVNMKGVISALEEKGARDRFKVIIGGAPVTQSYADEIGADGYAPDAASAVEVVKKLVA; translated from the coding sequence ATGACTCTACTCCAAGAGCTTTCAGAGAGCATCATCCGCGGTAAGTTACCCGATGCGGAGCGCTTGACCACGCAGGCGCTGGCGGAAGGGATCCCCCCTGCTGAGATTCTCAACAAAGGTCTCATTGCTGGCATGAACGTGGTTGGCGAAAAGTTCAAGAACAACGAGTTCTACGTTCCCGAAGTCTTGATCGCCGCGAGAGCCATGAAGGGCGCCATGGCCATCCTCAGGCCCAAACTGGTGGAGACCGGCGTCAAGCCAATCGGTCGCTGTGTGCTGGGCACGGTGAAGGGCGACCTGCACGACATCGGCAAGAACCTGGTGGGAATGATGCTAGAAGGGGCCGGATTCGAAGTCATCGACCTGGGTGTGGACGTCAGCCCGGACAAATTCATCGCCACCGCTCAGGAGCGCCAGGTGCAGGTGATTGGCCTTTCGGCCTTGCTGACCACGACCATGGTGAACATGAAGGGTGTAATCTCGGCCCTGGAGGAGAAAGGGGCGCGCGACCGCTTCAAGGTCATCATTGGCGGCGCACCAGTGACGCAGAGCTATGCTGACGAGATCGGCGCTGACGGCTACGCACCCGATGCCGCATCGGCAGTGGAAGTAGTCAAAAAACTGGTGGCCTGA
- a CDS encoding sugar phosphate isomerase/epimerase, which translates to MKLGIVSDEISLDFREAVCHGLQWGIEDYELRCLRSGRVPYISEQDLADVLAMKKERGINITAVSPGMFKLTLHDRQGLQRELTKVLDDSMALAERVGTNLIITFGIMRAEGDENGYQHVLDLFGQLARRAEQHGFMLAVENEPGFWCDTGSGTARVLQAINSPYLMANWDPGNSFTGGERPYPDGYRAIRDWVINMHVKDYVTTDDGYKAVVVGQGEIDYTGQLQELARDRALHHITLETHCEPLLETSRQSAAWLQRILAAL; encoded by the coding sequence ATGAAGCTCGGCATCGTGTCCGATGAAATCAGCCTTGACTTCAGGGAGGCCGTTTGCCACGGCTTGCAGTGGGGGATCGAGGACTATGAGCTGCGCTGTTTGCGCAGCGGCCGCGTGCCTTACATAAGCGAACAAGACCTCGCCGACGTTCTGGCCATGAAGAAGGAGCGGGGCATCAACATCACAGCGGTCTCCCCCGGCATGTTCAAGCTCACCCTTCATGACCGCCAAGGACTGCAGCGAGAGCTCACCAAGGTTCTTGACGACTCAATGGCCCTTGCCGAGCGTGTGGGGACTAACCTCATCATCACCTTTGGCATAATGCGCGCCGAGGGCGACGAGAACGGCTATCAACACGTGTTGGACCTGTTCGGCCAGCTGGCGCGCCGGGCCGAACAACACGGTTTCATGCTGGCCGTAGAAAACGAGCCAGGCTTCTGGTGCGATACAGGGTCGGGCACGGCGCGCGTGCTGCAGGCCATCAACTCCCCATATCTGATGGCCAACTGGGACCCAGGCAACTCTTTTACCGGGGGGGAACGGCCCTACCCGGACGGCTATCGCGCCATACGGGACTGGGTGATCAACATGCACGTCAAGGACTATGTGACCACTGACGACGGCTATAAGGCGGTGGTAGTGGGACAGGGGGAAATCGATTACACCGGCCAGCTCCAGGAGTTGGCCCGCGATCGAGCTCTGCACCACATTACTTTGGAAACACACTGCGAGCCTCTGTTGGAGACTTCGCGGCAGAGTGCCGCATGGCTTCAGCGCATTCTGGCCGCGCTCTGA